In a single window of the Nicotiana tomentosiformis chromosome 10, ASM39032v3, whole genome shotgun sequence genome:
- the LOC138900153 gene encoding uncharacterized protein produces MDALSRKAKSMGSLTFVSAEERTLVLDIQSLANRFVRLDISEPSRVLACVVAQSSLLEKLSARQLDDPHLIVLRETVLKGGAKEVTIGEDGVLRLQRRLCVPNVDGLRKRILEEAHNARYYNHPGATKMYRGQRPHYLWHRMKKDIVEYVARCLNF; encoded by the coding sequence atggatgccttgagtagaaaggcaaagagtatgggtagcttgacattcgtttcagcagaggagaggacACTAgttttggacattcagtccttggctaacagatttgtgaggttggatatttcagagcccagccgagttcttgcatgtgtcgttgcTCAATCTTCACTATTGGAGAAACTTAGTGCCCGTCAgcttgatgatccacacttgatagttctcagagagacggtactaaagggtggtgccaaggaggttactatcggcgaggatggtgttctgcgactccaacgTCGTCTATGTGTTCCCAACGTCGATGGCTTGAGGAAGAGGATTCTAGAGGAAGCACACAACGCTCGGTATTACaatcatccaggtgctacgaagatgtatcgtggtCAGAGACCACACTATTTGTGGCatcggatgaagaaagacatagtcgaGTATGTAGCTAGATGCCTAAATTTCTAG